One window from the genome of Streptococcus salivarius encodes:
- the fusA gene encoding elongation factor G, which yields MAREFSLAKTRNIGIMAHVDAGKTTTTERILYYTGKIHKIGETHEGASQMDWMEQEQERGITITSAATTAQWDGHRVNIIDTPGHVDFTIEVQRSLRVLDGAVTVLDSQSGVEPQTETVWRQATEYGVPRIVFANKMDKIGADFLYSVSTLHDRLQANAHPIQLPIGAEDDFRGIIDLIKMKAEIYTNDLGTDILEEDIPADYVDQANEYREKLIEAVAETDEDLMMKYLEGEEITNEELKAAIRRATINVEFFPVLCGSAFKNKGVQLMLDAVIDYLPSPLDIPAIKGINPDTDEEETRPASDDEPFAALAFKIMTDPFVGRLTFIRVYSGILQSGSYVMNTSKGKRERIGRILQMHANSRQEIEQVYAGDIAAAIGLKDTTTGDSLTDEKAKVILESIEVPEPVIQLMVEPKTKADQDKMGIGLQKLAEEDPTFRVETNPETGETVISGMGELHLDVLVDRLKREHKVEANVGAPQVSYRETFRAATQARGFFKRQSGGKGQFGDVWIEFTPNEEGKGFEFENAIVGGVVPREFIPAVEKGLEESMANGVLAGYPMVDIKAKLYDGSYHDVDSSETAFKIAASLALKEAAKTAQPTILEPMMLVTITVPEENLGDVMGHVTARRGRVDGMEAHGNSQIVRAYVPLAEMFGYATTLRSATQGRGTFMMVFDHYEDVPKSVQEEIIKKNSGEA from the coding sequence ATGGCACGCGAATTTTCACTTGCAAAAACTCGTAATATCGGTATCATGGCCCACGTCGATGCCGGTAAAACAACTACAACAGAGCGTATCCTTTACTACACTGGTAAAATCCACAAAATCGGTGAAACTCACGAAGGTGCATCACAAATGGACTGGATGGAGCAAGAACAAGAACGTGGTATCACAATCACATCTGCCGCTACAACAGCACAATGGGATGGTCACCGCGTTAACATCATCGATACACCAGGACACGTGGACTTCACAATCGAAGTACAACGTTCACTCCGTGTATTGGATGGTGCCGTAACCGTTCTTGACTCTCAATCAGGTGTAGAACCTCAAACTGAAACAGTTTGGCGTCAAGCAACTGAGTATGGTGTTCCACGTATCGTATTTGCCAACAAAATGGATAAAATCGGTGCAGACTTCCTTTACTCAGTAAGCACACTTCACGATCGCCTTCAAGCAAACGCACACCCAATCCAATTGCCAATTGGTGCTGAAGATGATTTCCGTGGTATCATTGACTTGATTAAAATGAAAGCTGAAATCTATACTAATGACCTTGGTACAGATATTCTTGAAGAAGATATTCCAGCAGATTACGTTGATCAAGCAAACGAATACCGTGAAAAATTGATCGAAGCAGTTGCTGAAACTGACGAAGATTTGATGATGAAATACCTTGAAGGTGAAGAAATCACTAACGAGGAATTGAAAGCAGCTATCCGTCGTGCAACAATCAATGTTGAATTTTTCCCAGTTCTTTGTGGTTCTGCCTTCAAGAACAAAGGTGTTCAATTGATGCTTGATGCGGTTATCGATTACCTTCCAAGCCCACTTGATATCCCTGCAATCAAAGGTATCAACCCAGATACAGACGAAGAAGAAACTCGTCCAGCATCTGATGATGAGCCATTTGCAGCTCTTGCCTTCAAGATCATGACTGACCCATTTGTAGGTCGTTTGACATTTATCCGTGTTTACTCAGGTATCCTTCAATCAGGTTCATACGTAATGAACACATCTAAAGGTAAACGTGAACGTATCGGACGTATCCTTCAAATGCACGCTAACAGCCGTCAAGAAATTGAACAAGTATATGCCGGTGATATCGCTGCTGCTATCGGTTTGAAAGATACTACAACTGGTGACTCATTGACTGATGAAAAAGCTAAAGTTATTCTTGAGTCAATCGAAGTTCCAGAACCAGTTATCCAATTGATGGTTGAGCCTAAGACTAAAGCTGACCAAGATAAGATGGGTATCGGTCTTCAAAAACTTGCTGAAGAAGATCCAACATTCCGTGTTGAAACTAACCCTGAAACTGGTGAAACAGTTATCTCTGGTATGGGTGAACTTCACCTTGATGTCCTTGTTGACCGTTTGAAACGTGAACACAAAGTTGAAGCAAACGTAGGTGCTCCACAAGTATCATACCGTGAAACATTCCGTGCAGCTACACAAGCACGTGGTTTCTTCAAACGTCAATCTGGTGGTAAAGGTCAGTTTGGTGATGTTTGGATTGAATTTACTCCAAATGAAGAAGGTAAAGGTTTCGAATTCGAAAATGCTATCGTCGGTGGTGTGGTTCCACGTGAATTCATCCCTGCAGTAGAAAAAGGATTGGAAGAATCTATGGCTAACGGTGTCCTTGCTGGATACCCAATGGTTGATATCAAAGCTAAACTTTACGATGGTTCATACCACGATGTCGACTCATCTGAAACTGCCTTCAAGATTGCTGCGTCTCTTGCACTTAAAGAAGCTGCTAAGACTGCACAACCAACTATCCTTGAACCAATGATGCTTGTAACAATCACTGTTCCTGAAGAAAACCTTGGTGATGTTATGGGTCACGTTACAGCTCGTCGTGGACGTGTTGATGGTATGGAAGCACATGGTAACAGCCAAATTGTTCGTGCATATGTTCCACTTGCTGAAATGTTCGGTTATGCAACAACACTTCGTTCTGCAACTCAAGGACGTGGTACATTCATGATGGTATTTGACCACTATGAAGATGTTCCTAAATCAGTTCAAGAAGAAATCATCAAGAAAAATTCTGGTGAAGCTTAA
- the rpsG gene encoding 30S ribosomal protein S7: MSRKNRAPKREVLADPLYNSKIVTRLINRVMLDGKRGTAATIVYDAFEQIKEATGNDALEVFETAMDNIMPVLEVRARRVGGSNYQVPVEVRPERRTTLGLRWLVNASRARGEHTMKDRLAKEIMDAANNTGASVKKREDTHKMAEANRAFAHFRW; encoded by the coding sequence ATGAGTCGTAAAAATAGAGCGCCTAAACGCGAAGTATTGGCAGATCCATTGTACAATTCAAAAATCGTTACACGTCTTATCAACCGTGTAATGCTTGACGGTAAACGTGGTACTGCTGCAACAATCGTATACGATGCTTTCGAGCAAATTAAAGAAGCAACTGGAAACGATGCTCTTGAAGTATTTGAAACAGCTATGGACAACATCATGCCTGTACTTGAAGTACGTGCACGTCGTGTCGGTGGTTCAAACTACCAAGTCCCAGTTGAAGTTCGTCCAGAACGTCGTACAACTCTTGGTCTTCGTTGGTTGGTTAACGCATCACGTGCGCGTGGTGAACACACTATGAAAGATCGTCTTGCAAAAGAAATCATGGATGCTGCAAACAACACTGGTGCATCAGTTAAGAAACGTGAAGATACTCACAAAATGGCTGAAGCAAACCGTGCCTTTGCACACTTCCGCTGGTAA
- the purR gene encoding pur operon repressor encodes MKLKRSERMVVISNYLINNPYQLTSLNTFAERYEAAKSSISEDVAIIKKAFEESQIGEIETVTGASGGVMFTPTISDEDARSLVEDLCKRLSESDRILPGGYLYLSDLLSTPSILKNVGRIIASAFKGQKIDAVMTVATKGVPLANAVADVLNIPFVIVRRDLKITEGSTVSVNYVSGSSDRIEKMFLSKRSLKPNSRVLIVDDFLKGGGTITGMISLLSEFDSELVGVAVFAENAKGDRDIHDYKSLLTVSDIDVKAQKVEVEVGNIFDK; translated from the coding sequence ATGAAATTAAAACGAAGTGAACGCATGGTAGTGATTTCAAACTACCTAATTAATAATCCCTATCAATTGACAAGTCTCAATACTTTTGCAGAGCGATATGAAGCTGCTAAGTCTTCAATCTCAGAAGATGTTGCTATCATTAAAAAAGCTTTTGAGGAAAGTCAAATAGGAGAAATCGAAACAGTAACTGGTGCATCTGGCGGTGTTATGTTTACACCGACCATTTCTGATGAAGATGCAAGAAGTCTGGTTGAAGATCTTTGTAAACGTCTTTCAGAGAGTGATCGTATCTTACCAGGTGGTTATCTCTACCTATCTGATTTATTGAGTACACCGTCTATTTTGAAAAATGTTGGTCGTATCATTGCCAGTGCCTTTAAGGGACAAAAAATTGATGCCGTTATGACTGTAGCAACTAAAGGAGTTCCTTTAGCAAATGCAGTAGCAGATGTCTTAAACATTCCGTTTGTTATTGTTCGTCGTGACTTAAAAATTACAGAAGGTTCAACTGTATCGGTAAACTACGTTAGTGGTTCAAGTGACCGTATTGAAAAGATGTTCCTTTCAAAACGTAGTTTGAAACCCAATAGCCGCGTCCTTATTGTTGACGATTTTCTTAAAGGTGGTGGTACCATTACGGGTATGATTAGCTTGCTTTCAGAATTTGATAGTGAGTTAGTAGGTGTAGCTGTATTCGCAGAAAATGCCAAAGGTGATCGTGATATCCATGACTATAAATCATTACTTACGGTTTCTGATATTGATGTAAAAGCACAGAAGGTAGAAGTTGAAGTTGGTAATATTTTTGACAAGTAA
- the gap gene encoding type I glyceraldehyde-3-phosphate dehydrogenase produces the protein MVVKVGINGFGRIGRLAFRRIQNVEGVEVTRINDLTDPVMLAHLLKYDTTQGRFDGTVEVKDGGFEVNGKFVKVSAERDPEQIDWANDGVEIVLEATGFFAKKDAAEKHLHEGGAKKVVITAPGGNDVKTIVFNTNHDILDGTETVISGASCTTNCLAPMAKALQDNFGVKQGLMTTIHAYTGDQMILDGPHRGGDLRRARAGAANIVPNSTGAAKAIGLVIPELNGKLDGAAQRVPVPTGSVTELVAVLEKDVTVDEVNAAMKAASNESFGYTEDPIVSSDIVGISYGSLFDATQTKVQTVDGKQLVKVVSWYDNEMSYTSQLVRTLEYFAKIAK, from the coding sequence ATGGTAGTTAAAGTTGGTATTAACGGTTTCGGTCGTATCGGTCGTCTTGCTTTCCGTCGTATCCAAAACGTAGAAGGTGTTGAAGTTACACGCATCAACGACCTTACAGATCCAGTTATGCTTGCACACTTGTTGAAATACGACACAACTCAAGGTCGTTTCGACGGTACTGTTGAAGTTAAAGATGGTGGATTTGAAGTTAACGGTAAATTCGTTAAAGTTTCTGCTGAACGTGACCCAGAACAAATTGACTGGGCTAACGACGGTGTAGAAATCGTTCTTGAAGCAACTGGTTTCTTTGCTAAGAAAGATGCTGCTGAAAAACACTTGCACGAAGGTGGAGCTAAGAAAGTTGTTATCACTGCTCCTGGTGGAAACGATGTTAAAACAATCGTATTTAACACTAACCACGACATCCTTGACGGTACTGAAACAGTTATCTCAGGTGCTTCATGTACTACAAACTGCTTGGCTCCAATGGCTAAAGCATTGCAAGATAACTTCGGTGTTAAACAAGGTTTGATGACTACTATCCACGCTTACACTGGTGACCAAATGATCCTTGACGGACCACACCGTGGTGGTGACCTTCGTCGTGCACGTGCTGGTGCTGCAAACATCGTTCCTAACTCAACTGGTGCTGCTAAAGCTATCGGTTTGGTTATCCCAGAATTGAACGGTAAACTTGACGGTGCTGCACAACGTGTTCCAGTTCCAACTGGATCAGTTACTGAATTGGTAGCAGTTCTTGAAAAAGACGTTACTGTTGATGAAGTGAACGCAGCTATGAAAGCAGCTTCAAACGAATCATTCGGTTACACTGAAGATCCAATCGTATCTTCAGATATCGTAGGTATTTCTTACGGTTCATTGTTTGATGCAACTCAAACTAAAGTACAAACTGTTGATGGTAAACAATTGGTTAAAGTTGTTTCTTGGTACGACAACGAAATGTCATACACTTCACAACTTGTACGTACTCTTGAATACTTCGCGAAAATCGCTAAATAA
- the rpsL gene encoding 30S ribosomal protein S12, whose product MPTINQLVRKPRQSKVVKSKSPALNVGYNSHKKVQTNVSSPQKRGVATRVGTMTPKKPNSALRKFARVRLSNLIEVTAYIPGIGHNLQEHSVVLIRGGRVKDLPGVRYHIVRGALDTAGVADRKQSRSKYGAKRPKG is encoded by the coding sequence ATGCCTACAATTAACCAATTGGTTCGTAAACCACGTCAATCAAAAGTTGTTAAATCTAAATCACCAGCTTTGAACGTTGGTTACAACAGCCACAAAAAAGTTCAAACTAACGTATCTTCACCACAAAAACGTGGTGTTGCAACACGTGTTGGAACAATGACACCTAAGAAACCTAACTCAGCCCTTCGTAAATTCGCTCGTGTACGTTTGAGCAACCTTATTGAAGTTACTGCTTACATCCCAGGTATCGGACACAACCTCCAAGAACACAGCGTTGTTCTTATCCGTGGTGGACGTGTAAAAGACCTTCCAGGGGTACGTTACCACATCGTCCGTGGTGCACTTGATACTGCAGGTGTAGCTGATCGTAAACAAAGCCGTTCTAAATACGGTGCTAAACGTCCTAAAGGATAA
- a CDS encoding 3'-5' exoribonuclease YhaM family protein, whose product MKINQMKKDEYFEGFYLIKRAEVRKTRAGKDYIAFTFQDDTGEISGNLWDAQPYNVEEFTAGKVVHMEGRREVYNNTPQVNQITLRLPTFGETNDPADFKEKPPVNPTEVREYLEQMIFKIEEATWQRVVRALYRKYNKEFFTFPAAKTNHHAFESGLAYHTATMVRLADSIGDIYPELNKSLLFAGIMLHDLAKVIELTGPENTEYTVRGNLIGHIALIDEEITKVLVELNIDDTREDVVVLRHVILSHHGQLEYGSPVRPRIMEAEIIHMIDNLDASMMMMTTALNLVGPGEMTNRLFAMDNRSFYKPKFD is encoded by the coding sequence ATGAAGATTAATCAAATGAAAAAAGACGAGTATTTTGAAGGTTTTTATCTGATTAAGCGTGCAGAGGTACGTAAGACAAGAGCAGGAAAGGATTATATTGCCTTTACTTTTCAGGATGATACTGGAGAGATTTCAGGAAACCTGTGGGATGCTCAGCCTTATAATGTCGAAGAATTTACCGCAGGTAAAGTAGTGCATATGGAGGGGCGTCGAGAAGTTTATAATAATACTCCTCAGGTAAACCAAATAACCTTACGCTTGCCTACATTTGGTGAGACAAATGATCCAGCTGATTTCAAAGAGAAACCACCGGTAAATCCTACTGAAGTACGCGAATACCTAGAGCAAATGATTTTCAAGATTGAGGAAGCAACTTGGCAGCGTGTTGTTCGTGCTCTTTATCGAAAGTATAATAAAGAGTTTTTCACTTTTCCAGCTGCTAAAACAAATCACCATGCTTTTGAAAGTGGACTAGCCTATCATACGGCTACTATGGTTCGCCTAGCGGACAGCATTGGAGATATTTATCCAGAGCTCAATAAGAGTCTACTTTTTGCAGGGATTATGCTTCATGATTTAGCTAAGGTTATTGAACTTACTGGTCCTGAAAACACTGAGTATACGGTTCGTGGGAACTTAATTGGTCATATTGCCTTGATTGATGAAGAAATTACCAAGGTCCTTGTGGAACTTAATATTGACGATACGCGTGAGGATGTCGTTGTTTTGCGTCATGTTATTCTCAGCCACCACGGACAACTGGAGTATGGTAGCCCAGTTCGCCCGCGTATTATGGAAGCAGAAATTATTCATATGATTGATAATCTTGATGCCAGTATGATGATGATGACGACAGCTCTTAACCTAGTAGGACCAGGAGAAATGACAAATCGTCTCTTTGCTATGGATAATCGTTCCTTCTACAAGCCAAAATTTGATTAA